A genomic stretch from Pochonia chlamydosporia 170 chromosome 4, whole genome shotgun sequence includes:
- a CDS encoding 2-dehydropantoate 2-reductase (similar to Exophiala dermatitidis NIH/UT8656 XP_009160464.1) yields the protein MPSVLIYGGGCIGAVATFLTSSAIPPQDIVLVCRSNFDVVSKDGITINSTLWGSGLVVKPTVVRSIHDASKLGKQFDYVFITTKATTKKEDIQAMVSIIAPHTSLVLMQNGIAIEQPFHEMFPTNPILSVVLYTPVAQTSPGVFSHALSARLLLGTYPASAPEGHKTSAEKLKDLLQTGGASVTHEADIQVSRWKKILINASENPICALCRLPDATFFQSAPGAIQFMRDVMEEIARTARASGCTEIDDDVIQQQLDFLTIRELPGVVPSMMADALSGREMEVDALIGNVVDIAAENGVETPRLSTLYYLIRGLNCSFRT from the coding sequence ATGCCGTCAGTGTTGATCTATGGTGGTGGTTGCATAGGCGCCGTTGCAACCTTCTTAACTTCATCAGCCATACCGCCACAAGATATAGTCCTCGTCTGTCGTTCCAACTTTGATGTGGTTAGCAAAGATGGTATCACTATCAACTCAACCCTCTGGGGTTCTGGCCTTGTTGTAAAGCCAACGGTTGTGCGATCAATTCACGACGCCAGCAAACTAGGAAAACAATTCGACTACGTGTTCATCACTACGAAAGCAACAACCAAAAAAGAGGATATTCAAGCCATGGTCTCTATAATAGCGCCTCATACCTCCCTCGTTCTTATGCAAAATGGAATTGCCATCGAGCAACCCTTCCATGAGATGTTTCCGACGAATCCAATACTCAGCGTGGTTCTATACACACCAGTTGCTCAAACATCTCCCGGGGTCTTCTCTCACGCTCTTTCCGCCCGATTGCTACTCGGAACATATCCAGCTAGTGCCCCAGAAGGCCACAAGACGTCTGCGGAGAAGCTGAAAGACTTGTTGCAGACAGGTGGCGCTTCTGTTACCCACGAGGCAGATATCCAAGTCAGCCGGTGGAAGAAGATTCTCATAAACGCGTCAGAGAATCCAATATGCGCTCTTTGCCGTTTGCCAGACGCCACATTCTTTCAGAGCGCCCCAGGGGCGATTCAATTTATGCGAGACGTCATGGAGGAGATTGCAAGGACAGCTCGTGCATCTGGCTGTACTGAGATTGACGACGATGTGATTCAACagcaacttgactttttgaCGATAAGAGAGCTTCCGGGCGTTGTGCCAAGTATGATGGCAGATGCTCTTTCTGGGCGAGAAATGGAAGTGGATGCTTTGATTGGGAATGTCGTAGATATAGCAGCGGAAAATGGGGTGGAAACACCTCGGTTGAGCACTCTATATTATCTCATCCGAGGTCTCAATTGCAGTTTTAGAACTTAG
- a CDS encoding branched-chain amino acid cytosolic (similar to Colletotrichum gloeosporioides Nara gc5 XP_007280185.1) — translation MTFTPSIAPLDASKTVLELTTKPKPVPAPNSPEVASITAYTDHMLLVSWNAKHGWDTPRIVPYGPISLEPGASIFQYATNCYEGMKAFRGFDGRLRLLRPMYNCERMLASATRISLPIFEPEELLKLIKKICSVEAPKWLSKDQAGSALYIRPTMIGTDTSLGVKVPEQALLCIFLTYWPNPYQQVSGVTPKLGSRLLASSGHSVRAWPKGTGEAKIGANYGPALVEHAEARRRGYDQILWLFGPDRHITEAGGSNIFVMWWTSEGVLQLITPPLDEDKLILAGGTRRNLLELSRDMFAVDEENGAARCEVLERKITMFEVQQAADEGRLAAVFVAGTAFWVYPVAEICFNGRDIMVDVGRVPHVAMLRSRLEDIVYGREESSWVDIVEEN, via the coding sequence ATGACATTCACACCTTCAATTGCCCCCTTGGACGCTTCCAAGACTGTCCTCGAACTGACAACGAAACCGAAGCCGGTGCCTGCACCTAATTCACCAGAGGTCGCCTCCATTACGGCTTACACCGATCACATGCTTCTGGTATCATGGAATGCGAAGCACGGTTGGGATACCCCGAGAATAGTGCCATACGGGCCTATTTCACTGGAACCAGGGGCGAGTATTTTCCAATACGCTACCAATTGCTATGAAGGCATGAAGGCGTTTCGCGGATTTGATGGTCGACTTCGTCTCCTACGGCCAATGTACAACTGCGAGAGGATGCTTGCATCCGCAACCCGAATTTCTCTTCCAATTTTTGAGCCTGAGGAGTTGCTCAAGCTTATAAAGAAGATATGCTCTGTCGAAGCCCCAAAGTGGCTTTCAAAGGATCAAGCTGGTTCTGCTTTGTATATCCGCCCAACCATGATCGGCACCGATACCAGTCTGGGAGTTAAAGTTCCTGAGCAGGCTCTGCTTTGCATTTTCCTTACATATTGGCCCAATCCCTATCAGCAAGTATCGGGAGTCACACCGAAATTGGGCTCAAGGTTGCTGGCAAGCAGCGGCCATTCAGTCCGAGCATGGCCCAAGGGCACAGGAGAAGCAAAGATCGGGGCGAACTATGGCCCTGCGCTGGTTGAACATGCTGAAGCTCGTAGGCGCGGCTATGATCAAATCCTGTGGCTCTTTGGACCTGATAGGCACATCACTGAGGCTGGCGGCAGTAATATTTTCGTAATGTGGTGGACTTCCGAAGGCGTACTTCAGCTCATTACGCCACCTTTAGACGAGGATAAGCTGATATTGGCTGgaggaacaagaagaaatcTGCTGGAGCTGTCTCGAGACATGTTTGCTGTGGACGAAGAAAATGGCGCTGCGAGATGTGAAGTACTGGAAAGGAAGATAACCATGTTTGAGGTGCAGCAGGCGGCTGATGAAGGGCGACTTGCTGCTGTGTTTGTGGCGGGAACTGCCTTTTGGGTGTATCCTGTCGCAGAGATATGCTTCAATGGGCGGGATATAatggttgatgttgggagGGTGCCGCATGTGGCGATGCTGAGAAGCAGGTTGGAGGACATTGTGTATGGTAGGGAGGAAAGTAGTTGGGTTGATATTGTGGAAGAGAACTAG
- a CDS encoding retinol dehydrogenase 13 (similar to Magnaporthe oryzae 70-15 XP_003714668.1), which translates to MPIPFLMYVIGHGPPDWLRDNAYTILTVTTTVTLLYFLKRWTSGQLNPAEKNLHGRVVMFTGGTSGIGALAAQEMASRGAQIILLTHTPPSDPFLVEYIQDMRDRTNNQLIYAEQVDLSSLHSIRKFATKWIDNAPPRRLDMIVLCAATMTPPGGKRRETKEGIEETWMVNYLANFHLLGILSPAIKAQPFDRDVRIIVATCSSYIGSPSLKEVIVDKSWSPSIAYARSKLALTVFGQALQKHLDTYKRPDQLPMNAKVIFVDPGLSRTPGTRRWLTRGSLLGLAIYVLGYFFPWLLLKSPFRGAQSILYAAMESGLAVGHGGRLIKECMEVDFARIDVKDDDVAKKLWEESDALIERTEKEAAKRRAAEKATKDKEDEKKKEQERVEEIEGLVDTIRRGKQKQQQQEKKPKSGKSKK; encoded by the coding sequence ATGCCTATCCCTTTCCTCATGTACGTCATCGGCCATGGCCCTCCCGACTGGCTTCGCGATAATGCGTACACGATTTTAACAGTCACGACAACGGTCACACTACTTTACTTTCTGAAGAGATGGACATCGGGGCAATTAAATCCAGCGGAGAAGAACCTCCATGGCAGAGTGGTAATGTTCACAGGCGGAACATCCGGAATAGGTGCTTTAGCAGCACAAGAGATGGCAAGCCGTGGCGCTCAAATAATTCTCCTCACGCATACGCCGCCTTCGGACCCCTTTCTCGTGGAATATATCCAAGATATGCGCGATCGAACGAACAACCAACTCATTTACGCCGAACAGGTCGATCTTTCCAGCCTCCACAGCATCCGAAAGTTTGCTACAAAATGGATTGATAATGCGCCTCCTCGAAGATTGGACATGATTGTGCTCTGTGCTGCGACAATGACACCACCTGGCGGAAAGAGGCGGGAAACGAAAGAGGGTATAGAGGAGACGTGGATGGTTAATTATTTGGCCAATTTCCACCTGCTGGGAATACTGAGTCCTGCAATCAAGGCACAGCCGTTTGACCGAGACGTGAGAATCATTGTCGCAACATGCTCCTCCTACATTGGGTCGCCTTCTTTGAAGGAGGTCATTGTCGATAAGAGCTGGTCCCCATCGATTGCATACGCTCGGAGTAAGCTTGCCCTGACAGTGTTTGGGCAAGCATTGCAGAAACATCTCGACACCTACAAGCGCCCTGACCAACTTCCGATGAACGCCAAAGTCATTTTTGTCGACCCAGGACTAAGCCGCACTCCTGGAACACGACGCTGGCTAACACGAGGATCTCTCCTTGGTCTCGCCATCTACGTTTTGGGATATTTCTTCCCATGGCTTTTGCTTAAATCGCCATTTAGAGGCGCGCAATCTATTCTTTACGCTGCAATGGAGTCCGGTCTGGCTGTGGGCCATGGAGGGAGGTTGATCAAGGAGTGTATGGAAGTGGACTTTGCTCGAATCGACGTAAAAGACGACGACGTGGCTAAGAAACTATGGGAGGAGAGCGATGCATTGATCGAGCGAACGGAAAAGGAAGCTGCAAAAAGGAGGGCTGCGGAAAAGGCaaccaaggacaaggaagatgagaagaagaaagagcagGAAAGGGTGGAAGAAATCGAAGGACTAGTGGATACAATTCGGAGGggcaagcaaaagcaacagcagcaagagaagaaacCGAAGAGTGGTAAAAGCAAAAAGTAG
- a CDS encoding extracellular sialidase/neuraminidase (similar to Aspergillus fumigatus Af293 XP_751452.2): MRGTTLLNGWLTAMLGAGLASAAVKDPAKDATPSHKEFALFKSANMAGADKLSTGIGFHSFRIPAVVTTTTGRILAFAEGRRHDNRDFGDINLVFKRTKAANNHGSSPSDWEGLQEVVGKGDGTWGNPTPVVDGKTIYLFLSWNGGAYSQNGNDKLPNGKVTKKIDKTWEGRRHLYLTQSTDDGKTWSEPKDMTKQLTPENWAWDAVGPGNGIVMASGEVVIPAMGRNIIGRGEPGKRTWTYQSLKGAGAEGTVAQTPDGKLYRNDRAGKDDDYRKVARGTLTSFGSFALDKGLPDPACEAATLLYNRADAKGPARVVFLNSADKNSRRAMRVRISYDSNANKYNYGRKLSDAPVSGAGHEGGYSSLTKTADFNVGALVETDFYQTGGSKNDYRAIVWRKFNLSWILHGPNN; this comes from the coding sequence ATGCGAGGAACTACCCTTCTGAATGGTTGGCTTACCGCCATGCTAGGCGCTGGCCTGGCTTCGGCTGCCGTCAAGGACCCTGCCAAAGACGCCACTCCTTCTCATAAGGAGTTTGCTCTATTTAAGAGCGCGAACATGGCTGGTGCGGACAAGCTTTCCACTGGCATCGGGTTCCATTCTTTCCGGATTCCCGCAGTTGTGACAACCACTACGGGCCGtatccttgcctttgccgaAGGTCGACGTCACGACAACCGAGACTTTGGTGACATTAATCTCGTCTTCAAACGCACCAAGGCGGCCAACAACCACGGTTCCAGCCCAAGTGACTGGGAGGGTCTGCAAGAAGTTGTCGGCAAAGGTGACGGTACCTGGGGTAATCCGACACCAGTCGTTGACGGCAAGACCATCTACCTCTTCCTGAGCTGGAACGGCGGCGCTTACAGCCAGAACGGCAATGACAAGCTCCCCAATGGAAAAGTcaccaagaagattgacaagACTTGGGAGGGAAGACGCCACCTCTATCTTACACAGAGCACCGACGACGGCAAAACCTGGTCCGAACCTAAGGACATGACCAAACAACTTACGCCTGAAAACTGGGCTTGGGACGCCGTTGGCCCAGGCAACGGTATTGTCATGGCCTCTGGTGAAGTCGTTATTCCCGCTATGGGAAGAAACATTATTGGACGAGGTGAGCCTGGTAAGCGAACATGGACTTACCAGAGCCTCAAGGGAGCTGGTGCCGAAGGAACCGTGGCCCAAACCCCCGACGGCAAGCTCTATCGCAACGACCGTGCCGGCAAAGACGACGATTACCGAAAGGTTGCTCGAGGAACACTCACCTCCTTCGGCTCCTTTGCTCTTGACAAGGGTCTCCCTGACCCTGCTTGTGAAGCTGCAACTCTTCTGTACAACCGTGCTGACGCCAAGGGTCCTGCACGCGTTGTGTTCCTCAACTCGGCCGATAAGAACTCTCGACGAGCGATGCGTGTTAGAATCAGCTACGacagcaatgccaacaagTATAACTACGGCCGCAAGCTTAGTGATGCTCCGGTTTCTGGAGCTGGACACGAGGGTGGGTATTCTAGCTTGACAAAGACGGCTGACTTTAATGTTGGGGCGCTTGTTGAGACGGACTTTTATCAGACTGGTGGCTCTAAGAATGATTATCGTGCTATTGTGTGGAGGAAGTTCAACTTGAGCTGGATTTTGCACGGGCCGAATAACTAG
- a CDS encoding flavin containing amine oxidase (similar to Aspergillus flavus NRRL3357 XP_002374550.1), whose translation MLIESQGPKIVVSTENGDFKFDEVVVTIPLGCLKRGTLNIDPQIPLPLYRAIQNASYSSLEKVYISFPLDFWGYVPTPAATTREGGNSPTSSIATPSFTHFLNPQYVPDEQKSWAIELVPLSSKDHFGSLAQPTLLFSLYGPCAAYVTSLIQNLSPNSAEYFDTLVGFFRPYYSLLPNYKAGCPECMPNAILATNWQNDELAGNGSYTNFQISDYSQVEGEEVHLDEDIRTTRAGLPDRGIWFAGEHTAPFIAIGTTTGAYWSGESAAVKILAANGLLSGQAQSPDLARNTEASRDDVQGVHVLQDAISPAGTDTSPQEAFPTHG comes from the coding sequence ATGCTTATCGAGAGTCAAGGCCCAAAAATTGTGGTCAGCACAGAGAATGGCGACTTCAAatttgatgaggttgtggtgACCATTCCGCTGGGCTGTCTAAAGCGTGGGACACTCAACATTGATCCCCAAATACCATTACCACTCTACCGCGCGATCCAGAACGCCTCTTACAGCAGCCTGGAAAAAGTTTATATCTCATTCCCTCTCGACTTTTGGGGTTACGTCCCTACACCTGCAGCCACGACTCGAGAAGGCGGCAACTCGCCCACGAGCAGCATAGCAACACCAAGTTTCACGCACTTTCTCAATCCCCAATACGTACCTGACGAGCAGAAATCTTGGGCAATCGAGCTAGTTCCTTTGTCCTCCAAAGATCATTTTGGAAGTCTAGCTCAGCCTACACTCTTATTCTCTCTCTACGGACCATGCGCAGCTTATGTGACATCTCTCATCCAAAATCTCTCACCAAATAGTGCAGAATATTTCGATACACTGGTTGGATTCTTTCGCCCGTATTATAGTCTGCTACCCAACTACAAAGCTGGCTGTCCTGAATGCATGCCAAATGCTATCCTTGCTACAAACTGGCAGAATGACGAGTTGGCAGGAAATGGGTCATATACAAATTTTCAGATTAGCGATTACTCTCAGgttgaaggggaagaagtaCACTTGGATGAAGACATTCGGACAACGAGAGCTGGCTTGCCAGACCGAGGGATATGGTTTGCAGGAGAACATACTGCGCCATTCATCGCGATAGGTACTACAACAGGTGCGTATTGGAGTGGAGAATCAGCTGCCGTGAAGATTCTTGCTGCAAATGGGCTCTTGTCAGGACAAGCTCAGAGCCCAGATCTGGCGCGCAATACCGAAGCAAGCAGAGACGATGTGCAAGGAGTACATGTACTCCAGGACGCGATTTCTCCCGCAGGAACCGATACTAGTCCGCAAGAAGCGTTTCCAACCCATGGTTAA
- a CDS encoding carnitinyl- dehydratase protein (similar to Togninia minima UCRPA7 XP_007918506.1) → MTLNNFTNPPPSIPNVILSFPRFHVLLVTLNRPKQLNAIPRDMHGQLDALWNWYDAEPTLRCAVITGRGRAFSAGADLKEWNEKNEQNIASGNDRNASWADSGFGGLSNRHGKKPIIAAINGLCLGGAMEMILNVDMVISAPDAKYGLPEVTRGVIAVAGALPRLMRIVGRQRASEMALLGRMHSAQQLLEWGIVNKIVRAKGEHAVVEEALRWATDVACNSPDSVIVSREGLLGGWEAEDPRASTKRIDGGIYKRMDGGENMKEGVLSFVERRKAEWKDSKL, encoded by the coding sequence ATGACTCTTAACAACTTCACCAACCCACCCCCCTCTATCCCCAATGTCATCCTCTCCTTTCCCCGCTTCCACGTCCTCCTCGTGACGCTCAACCGGCCCAAACAACTCAACGCCATCCCGCGAGACATGCACGGCCAACTCGACGCCCTCTGGAACTGGTACGACGCCGAGCCAACCCTCCGCTGCGCCGTAATCACCGGCCGCGGACGAGCATTCTCCGCAGGCGCCGACCTCAAAGAATGGAACGAGAAGAACGAGCAAAACATTGCCAGCGGCAACGACCGCAACGCAAGCTGGGCGGACAGCGGCTTCGGCGGCCTGAGCAACCGTCACGGGAAGAAGCCCATCATCGCTGCCATCAACGGCCTCTGTCTCGGCGGCGCAATGGAGATGATTCTCAACGTGGACATGGTCATCTCTGCCCCGGACGCCAAGTACGGTCTTCCCGAGGTGACGAGGGGGGTTATCGCGGTCGCGGGTGCACTaccgaggctgatgaggatTGTTGGGAGGCAGAGGGCGTCGGAGATGGCGCTGCTGGGGAGGATGCATTCTGCGCAGCAGCTGCTGGAGTGGGGGATCGTGAATAAGATTGTGAGGGCGAAGGGGGAGCATGCggttgtggaggaggcgctgcGGTGGGCTACGGACGTGGCGTGCAATTCTCCGGATTCTGTGATTGTGAGTAGGGAGGGTTTGTTGGGCGGGTGGGAGGCGGAGGATCCGAGGGCGAGTACGAAGAGGATTGATGGGGGGATTTATAAAAGGATGGATGGGGGGGAGAATATGAAGGAGGGGGTGTTGAGCTTtgtggagaggaggaaggcgGAGTGGAAGGATAGTAAGCTGTGA
- a CDS encoding short chain dehydrogenase reductase family (similar to Colletotrichum gloeosporioides Nara gc5 XP_007285340.1), translated as MAERLLDPHPANGGAKHKQREDLSGDYSPRAMSPSGRSPRGTSPRGRSPSARSPRATSPVSYAMGVPKDTGRPPKKLILCFDGTGNKFHGDESDSNILKIFRMLDRSAGDQYHYYQPGIGTYVISDSLSHSGLRARLKSWYQKAKDSAIGSSFDQHVVGGYRFLMRFYQTGDEIYMFGFSRGAYIARFLAEMLDYIGLLCHGNEEMVKFAWKAFAQWQARKPPSKDDDDDESESEEDKETRRMYNYMKGFRETFSRPVGRIRFLGLFDTVNSVPRFEAAWMQRSKFPYTARTSAKVIRHAVSIDERRAKFRQDLIYQKPPKHEHRVHVHHHHVGDVIDRLRHSMDVPRPHSGDKPELPAVPMEKERHPSQFLAPGDTARGRRGAVSHKHDYAPYRARSRSRQKMAQRAIQDDQDNISCSDASQWETEMDDWKNEDQDIDEIWFAGGHGDIGGGWEALDDRKSASHVPLAWMIREAMRAGLQFDMDNVTDMGCHDVFNSVRPSTRENRPSRASKPAIQVQDEAGHVQEGQQNGNSSPEIEGKEFATGFAADSNHISPFHELMHKAHTSRIHDSLEYGGGLGMMAVSAWKFMEYLPFRRMDLQPNGSWKPIRWPLPCGEVRDVPTNVRVHGSVIRRLKEDETYRPGNLIIGGGGRGVRQAPAEYGIGDWVCVAEHGDPIGEIWEKKPKEENENGMTGANGTNGVGQ; from the exons ATGGCGGAAAGGCTGCTTGATCCGCACCCTGCAAATGGAGGTGCCAAGCACAAGCAGCGCGAGGACTTGTCCGGAGACTATTCACCTAGGGCCATGAGCCCAAGCGGGAGAAGCCCCAGAGGCACCAGCCCGAGGGGCAGAAGTCCCAGCGCGAGAAGTCCAAGAGCAACGAGCCCAGTCTCATACGCAATGGGTGTGCCGAAGGATACGGGGAGACCCCCCAAGAAGCTGATCTTGTGCTTTGATGGAACGGGGAACAAGTTTCATGGCGATGAGAGTGATAGCAATATTCTCAAAATCTTTCGCATGCTGGATCGGTCTGCCGGAGACCAGTATCACTACTATCAAC CCGGTATTGGTACCTATGTTATTTCAGACTCCCTTTCTCATAGCGGTCTCCGAGCTCGACTTAAATCATGGTATCAAAAGGCAAAGGACTCGGCCATCGGCTCCTCGTTCGATCAGCATGTGGTCGGTGGCTACCGTTTCCTCATGCGGTTCTACCAGACGGGCGATGAGATCTACATGTTTGGCTTCAGTCGCGGTGCATATATTGCGCGATTCTTGGCAGAAATGCTCGACTACATAGGTCTCTTGTGTCACGGAAACGAAGAAatggtcaagtttgcttggaAAGCTTTTGCACAATGGCAGGCCAGGAAGCCCCCTTCgaaggatgacgatgacgacgagtcCGAGTCTGAAGAGGACAAGGAAACACGCAGAATGTACAACTATATGAAAGGCTTTCGTGAGACATTCTCCAGGCCTGTGGGCAGAATTCGATTTCTGGGTTTATTCGATACTGTCAACTCGGTGCCGCGATTCGAGGCCGCTTGGATGCAACGCAGCAAGTTTCCTTACACGGCACGTACTAGTGCCAAGGTTATTCGGCATGCTGTTAGTATTGATGAGCGGCGCGCCAAGTTTCGCCAGGATCTTATATACCAAAAGCCGCCGAAACATGAGCACCGCgttcatgtccatcaccatcatgtGGGTGACGTGATTGACCGACTGCGGCACAGTATGGACGTGCCACGCCCACACTCTGGTGACAAGCCTGAGCTTCCCGCTGTTCCCATGGAGAAGGAAAGGCATCCTAGCCAGTTCCTCGCCCCGGGTGATACGGCAAGAGGACGCCGTGGTGCGGTTTCTCACAAGCATGATTATGCTCCGTACCGGGCTCGGTCCAGATCAAGACAGAAAATGGCACAACGTGCTATCCAGGACGATCAAGACAACATATCGTGTTCTGATGCCTCGCAATGGGAGACGGAAATGGACGACTGGAAGAACGAGGATCAGGACATTGACGAGATTTGGTTCGCAGGTGGCCACGGAGACATTGGCGGAGGTTGGGAAGCACTCGATGATCGTAAGAGCGCCAGTCATGTACCCCTAGCATGGATGATTCGGGAAGCCATGAGGGCAGGTCTACAATTCGACATGGATAATGTGACCGATATGGGCTGCCACGATGTATTCAACAGCGTTCGCCCCTCAACTCGAGAAAATCGGCCAAGTCGAGCATCCAAGCCAGCTATCCAAGTGCAGGACGAAGCAGGCCATGTACAGGAAGGCCAACAGAATGGCAACTCGAGCCCCGAAATCGAAGGAAAGGAGTTTGCCACAGGATTCGCTGCTGATTCGAACCACATCTCGCCATTCCATGAACTCATGCACAAGGCGCACACATCCCGTATTCACGACTCGCTCGAGTATGGCGGTGGACTTGGTATGATGGCCGTCTCAGCGTGGAAGTTTATGGAATACTTGCCGTTCCGTCGCATGGACTTGCAGCCCAACGGATCTTGGAAACCTATTCGTTGGCCCTTACCATGTGGTGAGGTGCGAGATGTGCCGACTAATGTGAGGGTTCACGGTAGTGTTATCCGCAGATTGAAGGAGGATGAGACGTACAGGCCGGGCAACTTGATtattggaggcggcggaagGGGTGTGAGACAGGCACCAGCGGAATACGGCATTGGAGACTGGGTTTGCGTTGCTGAGCATGGTGATCCAAttggtgagatttgggagaagaagccaaaggagGAGAATGAGAATGGAATGACTGGAGCAAATGGAACGAACGGAGTAGGGCAGTAA